TGGGAGAGTGTCTTATAAAACTACTTCAAGATTGATATTCCAGCCATACTTAAATAATCCTGTAGATGGTTACCAACATTAAGTGCATTGATAATTCTACCAATTTCAAATTGAGTCCTTGTAATACTCATTTCTGGTCTTCTAGGGTATGGGATATACATCCTATATCCATCAACTGCTGCTGCATAAAATGCTTCAATTGTTGAATTATGATATTGTAATAAAAATCTTTTAGCATAAGCAGTGGGATCTGAGTAATTATTAACCCAATCCTCGAAGAATTCAGATGAAAAGTCTCTATCGTTTACTATAGTGATAGCCAAATTATTTTTAAATACATACCTACCTGAATCATCGTCATATAACCAATCGTCTGCATCGGATTCAGTAATTTCATTAATAAATTGATTATAATTCATTTTATTATCACTCTCCTAATAACTTGCAATTCGACAGAAGGGGACAATTCCCTTTTTTTTAGAATTTATGTTCTTTGAAGGAATTCGATAATTTTATGTGTTTTTTTAAATATATCATTATAGTAAATTAAGTGGTTGAATAGATCTTCTTCAGAAATAATTGTTCCAGTCGGATGTCCTGCTTCATTTCTTAACTGCCTAATAAAATCAAAATGCGATAAATGTATCTCGACATTTTCAAACCCGTTTTCAGCAAATAAATCCTTTTTTGGTTTCACAAAATTAATAAGTCCACTCAACCTATCATTTGCATTTTTCCTATTTATTACTTTATCAGTAAAGTTTTTGAGTTCTTGCTCAGAACCATTTCCATTTTCCAAATATAAAAGACAAGAATTTGCAAGCAGAATTACAACCCGTTCAATAGCGCAGCCGAGCATTGTTGCTGCTGCTAAATTATTGCCATTCAACAAGCAATTACATGATTCGATTATGTATGTTTTCTCTATGTCATCAATAGTTGCATTGGACACCACTTTAATTAGATTATGATAAAAGTTTAAATGGTGATCTAATAATGAAACTTTTTCAACTTCTTGTTGTTCTTTAGATGTCAATAATCCGACCATAATTTGATTAATATAAATGCCTCCAAAAGTTTGGCAAATCTCATTAATATATGGACGAAGTTTTTCAGTTTGGATACTAAGTTCCTTTATTTTTGTTACAGGGACTTTTAATAGTAGATCGTGTCTATATGGATTAATATCCAATCCATAATCATTAAAATCATTTCTTGCTTCAACCTTAACGATAGTAAGTAGAGATAATAATTCATACTCATTATCATATTCTAAATACTCTCTGATCGAATGAATAAAAACATCGTTATCAAAAAAAATTCTTAGCAATTTTATCCCCCACTTCTTTAAACATTATACGATAGGTGGGGAAATGTTCCAATTTTTTGTTCATGTGTAAACCCATATGCTAGAGCACTCTTTTTAAAGTTTGGGGTAACGCACCTGATAATCACTCTAATTGATTGGTAAATCATATGTATAATAGTACAAATCAGCGTCCAGATTCAGCCAATTGGATAATATTAGTCGATAATTAGACCGCTAACTATCCAAGTTGATGGTCTATTTGGCATGGAAGATATATTCTATACCATTTAGAAGCCCCAGATGCTACACAAGTATAGTTATGTAGCATCTAGACAGGAAATAGGCTATAAATGGAATAATATGGAGATAATAGATCAAATTTAAATGGAAATTGAATCCAAATTGATGATATAAAAAATTCTGGATTCCCTATATATAATAGAGAGACACACACCCTAAAATTATACGATAACGAGTGTGCGCGAATCACTATTGTTCCACGGGGAATGTTCCACGCTATATATACTCTTATATATTACAAGTCCTATCTTATTAATCGTATTCATTATTATTAATCTTTATTTCCATCATCGACAACAGTATCATTCTTTACAGTTTCTTCACTTAATCTTACCAATTCGCTATTCACATCAGTTGTATACGGTGAGTGTCCCAAGATACTTTCTACGCTAATTGCTCCCATATCCTTTAACACCTTCAGATTATCAATAACATCCTTCTCAGATTGTGGCATAGCATACTGGAACACAATATCCAATGTATCCCACTCAGCATCTACAAATACAACACCCTGCATCTCTAACAATCGTCTAATCTTATCATTACGTTGCTTCATGCCTTCTTTAATATACTTCTCACCGATCATGGCTTTAAGATTGCTCAAACTAAACAATAGTTTAATACTAACCTCACTCAGATTACTGATATCTGTCTTACCCAATACAACACCAGGCGTTGAACTCACATCAAGTAGACTCATCATAAGGTGTTTATATAACGTCTCAAATGCTTGATGATCAAATTGATTCTGTTCAAATGTAAACTCTGCATCTGAATCCAGTACCAATCCAGCACCAACTATTGATGTAGGTAGTTTGTCACCTGTAAGTTGCTGCCCTTTAATCACAGGAATCCCTGTAATATGTTTGTAGAAAGCATCTGTACTCTTACTAATCAAGTCCTCCATCGAATCCAATATACTCTTATAGTCCAACAAATCACTTCGTCCATACACATCATCAATTGGATTATCATTTCGATACAGGACAGGTAATCCACTCAGATTAGCAAATGTTCCACGACTTTGTAATGTTCCACCATTATTAGAATACTTCTCAACTCTATCTTCATAGTAGACGTTGTAAAATGTCACATTGCTAACCGTGTATGACTCAACAAATGCAATGTACTCATTCTCAGAGGATACAACAGGGAAAGAGTCAGCCACATCTATTAGTTTGCTTGTAATCTTGCCATCCTTAACATAAACATACTCGTATGAATTACCATACCGATTAACACTATGTACTAAATCAAAGTCGAGTTTATCATATCCGTTTTTATAAACACTTTTAACGGCTTCTACAACACTCTCATTGCCTGTTAGAGTGACTTTATTACCGATTAAAAATGCAGTCCCATACTCAAGTAAACGCTTGGCATATTGGAGCACCACACGCCTAGAAATGAACTCTTTACCGTTAAACATTTCATTAGGACGATTATTAATATCGTGCAAACCTGATATGTATTCTTTAATATCCAATATCCCCATAACTCTCATCTGATTGTTGACTTCATTGACATATTCAACGAACCATTGATTGCTATATCCAAAGTCATTAATAAATTCTTCAATTTTACTCATCTCACACGCTCCTTTTTAGACATACCATTTGTTATTTTTCATTGCTTGAACTGCTAATGAATGACTGATAACCAAGTCATCATGATTGTTTTTCCCTTTGACGTTGCCCATTTTGCCGTTTTGCTCAACAAAAAGAATCATTTGTTGTAAGGTGTCCTTATCTTCAACAAGGATTAAACCTTTCTCAAATGATTCCTTATAGTCACTTATCATGATTGCTTTAGTTTTATCCGTAGTAAGCCAACCAAGGATAAATTTCTTATTACCCTTTTGGTCAAACGTCTTATGTTTATATAAATTCATGTAGTGATAATCGTTTCTAAGTCGCTCTATGACAGGTAAGCCGTAACTGTTCTTTTCAACGGCAAGAAAGGCGTAGTTATAATAGCGTCCAACTGCATTTAGGAACTCTGCAAACTCATATACGCTCACTTTATTATTAGCAAATGCTAACGCCTGAACTCCATCAGAATCCATTAACGATAAACTTGATGAGTCACCACCTGAACCACTAGAAACGTCACTACCACCGTAATATTTGACATTACGTCTAGGCAAATGGTAGACATTCAAACCTCTGCCGATATATTTGAGTAGCGTATCAGGTAATTCAGTTTTCAGTTCATCTCTGGAGAGAGGAGGGAGAAGATTCTCAATGCGTTCAAGAATCTTAGATTGATCAAATACATTCTGACCACTCGTTTTAAATGCTTCTTCTGGATAGGAGGGATACTCCGTTTGAAAGTCAATCAATTGCATAGAGGATAGTTTCCACTGTCTCCACATCAACATTCTTAAATTAGCGCCCATATTATGTATTCGTTTTTCCTCATCCGTTAAATCCTTTGCCATTAACCGTTGACCCTTGTTATTTAACTTAAACCATTCCTCAGCAGTATCATGTTCAAATCTGAACTGTTCCTTGTAAGCATCAGAAGTCCACCCATAGAAGAATGCTATATAGTTGGTTTTACCTTTCCAACTCTTCATAAACAATTCATAATAATAGTTTGCTGTACCGTTAGCAGTTGTCTCAATCACGAGCCTACTTGTATTATTCTTGGCAAGTGCTTGCTCTAGAGAGGTTAATACCTTTGTTTGGTCGCCACCATAGAAAGCCATCTCACTAATCAATATGTATTGATATGTATTACCACGCCCAATTGATTTACCATCACTGGCTGCTACTTGAACCCTCGATCCATTCTCTAATACTAATTCACCACGGTTGTCTCTCATCGTCTTAGGGAAGGGGTATTTCTCTCTTGGAAGGTTATCATTCATAAACTTTAACTTTTCAAAAAGTGAAGTTACAGATTCGCCCGATAACGATACAATCATATAGTTTGTATTGGGATATTTGACTGCATTATATAAACAGATACCTAATGACATTGTGGAAAATCCGATCTGTCTTGACTTGGCAATAATATTAAACTTCTGCATCGTATCTACAAACTCTGCTTGTTCTTTGTTTAGCAGGAAGGGGATAGTATTACCTTCATTGTCGACGATCTTAATAAAATTCTTGGCAAACGCCTTAAAATCATCCATTACCATATCAAATTTACTCTTCTTTTTAACCGCTGCCACTGCCATGAATACTCCTTTCTGAACGCAAAAAAGAGGCTCCGTCAAGATGAAAGAGCGTCTTCATACATTCCTGTGTATTATTATTCAATTTCTGATTTATCCTTATTTTTCAGTACGAGAATCAAATCCTTAACTTTGTCAGGCAATCTAATTCCAAGTTTACCGCCATTTTCAACAATACTCACCAGTTCCACTACCACGAATGCACCTGATATTCCGTCTGTGATTATTCCATTGCTCCCCAATACAGCAGATTCAACCATGAACACAGCGCCGATCAATAAAATTACATATGTTTTACGAATCAATCCTAATGTGCCGATTCGACTGTTTATATTCTTTTCATATATACCGACCATGAACCCAGTTATGAAATCTATCATCATAAGACCAATCAGCACAGTGAAAACTAATCCAAAACCACCTATCATCCACGACACTAATCCTGTGACAACTCCAATTGTTGATTTAATAAATATATCTGTTCTTTCCAATTTAGCACCTCCTTTCTATGGGACTTTGATCAGTCATACTCAATAGCAAATCGCTACTGTGACTCTTAAACTCAATAACGATAAAGTGGAGTAGAGGAGGTATCTTTGCAAAATGACAAGACACCTCACTTACTTTTCGTTATTAAAATTATTTGTATCACATCGCTCTACAACTCCAAATCATCATCCTTATCATTTTCATCCTTATCAGACGCAAAGAATTTCTCTGCTTCCTTGTTATGCAAGTTAATTTCTTTCATTAGTTTGAGCATCATTTCAATATCTTTAGGATTGGGATCTGATTCAACTTTCTTTTTCAAATTCTCATATATCGTTAACAAATCATTTGCCTGTTTCGCTGCTAATACAATTGAAACGATATGTTTATATTCAGGACTCCGCTCCCAACGGTAGTATGTTCCCATGCCTTTTAAATCAACCTGTTTCAGAAACTCTTCCTCAGTCATATTCCGCTCATTTTGCATCCAGATATTAAATTTGTACTTTATGTATAGTTGTTTTTTATATGGTAGTTTCTTTAACACATCATAAATTGTCATAGTTTAACCTCCTGTAAAGATATGGTAAACACCTTTGATTAGATCACGAATACTAAATATTAGATTGGAAAGCATATATCCGAAACAAATATAAACAATCACCAACATCAATTTTACGAATGCTTTATCCATTACCTTTTTAATTTTCTTCAAAATATTATCTCCTTTGATTTCCTTATAATTGAATAACAAAAAGAAGGGTCGATTGCTCACCCTCCCAATTACCTTACCTTTATAGTTGACGTTCGGATTTGTTTAATTACTCTTATGAATTGATGCTTAGAATGGATTGTCGTCACTCATGTTCAGGTAGTCATTCAATGGTTCATAATCTTCCTGTTCTTCTATGACGATATCATCGGAGTTCAATTCATCATCAATAAAGGGGTTAACACTTGTTTTGACTTTATTCTTTCTTTCCTTTTGTTTATCCCATTTTTTGATATTCTTATCAATAATTGATTTGAATGATTCTCTCAAACTATCTAAAGTAGTGATATTACCGAAAATAACATGCTCAAACCGATAAGACATTTTCTTGACACCGTTTATCGTCCGTGTTCCGTTTTGTCTATACTCTGAACCCATCAATCTCATACGGTTGAGCGTATGAACCATCTTATGTACCTTATCATTGGAGAACCCTAAAGTGTCAGCCATTTTATTAATAGACATCCAACATTTTCTCTCGTTGTTATTACTATACTTACGAATTAAACAGTAAAAGGCAATCTCGGAACATCCTAAACCGTTATCTAAGTAATATTGCATCAATTTCAAATCAATACTAATATAATGGTCTGCATCTGTAACAGGAGCATCGTATTCATTTCCCTTGTTCCCTTTTTCTCTTTTTGTATTGGGGAGATCAAGCGCTGTAACAAGCATAAATCCGTCATCTTCATATCTATCCCATCTTGTGACAGAGCATTGAATAACTTTGTAACGAATAAGAATTTTAAACAACTCTTTAGTTTTATCAATAGTAAAACCCGTTTCTTTCTTCAGCATTTTCATACTGGTTGCAAATGTACATTTATCTTGATTATAAATATGGTATCTATACAGTGTTAGATAAAGAAGGAAAGCATCTGCACCAACCTTGCTAAAAGTATTACCTTTGTCAAACCAATTAGATTTAACCTTAATGTGACTATCTACAAATTTCATAATAAAACATCTCCTGACTAATTTATAAATCTATAATGTATAAAGTTGAATAAGAGTAGAGAATTAAAATACAATTAATACATGTTCAAGTGCTTTTGACCTTGAACTTTAAGGTTTACCTCTTTTGAACTTAATCCTTAAACGAAGTTGAAATTTAATCACTAGGGAATAAGCGTAGCGTTACACTAGGAAATATTAATATATTTATATCTAGTTTATTATATATATTAATAATATATCCGTTTTAGCGTCATTTTGTCATACTATTATAAGATATAAGCGTACCCTTTTTGTCGTTTTGTCAAATGACATATTATGTATAAATATTAAAATACCCTTATGAAACAAGGCTTTTTTAGGAGATTTTCACAAAAACAGTATATATCCGTTTTTGGGTCATTTTGTCAAACTTATATCTCCTAAATGTATACCGTTTATTTTATTTTGTCAAACTATTATGGGCAATTGTGTACCCTTTTAGGTGTTTTGTCAAATATAATGACATATAACCTTATATATCAACGGTTTTTAGGTTTCATTTTGTCACACTATTTTTAGGGTGATATTATTACGATTTCTTTTTGTCATTATACTCTGTAATGACACGCTCCAATTCTTCCGTGAATGGGAACTGCCAGAATGGATTTAATGTTTGTTGATGGAGTCCTGAACAGATGTATGATTGCTTATTCTTCATTAACTGATTACGTAGCCGTTTGTC
Above is a window of Paenibacillus wynnii DNA encoding:
- a CDS encoding phage portal protein gives rise to the protein MSKIEEFINDFGYSNQWFVEYVNEVNNQMRVMGILDIKEYISGLHDINNRPNEMFNGKEFISRRVVLQYAKRLLEYGTAFLIGNKVTLTGNESVVEAVKSVYKNGYDKLDFDLVHSVNRYGNSYEYVYVKDGKITSKLIDVADSFPVVSSENEYIAFVESYTVSNVTFYNVYYEDRVEKYSNNGGTLQSRGTFANLSGLPVLYRNDNPIDDVYGRSDLLDYKSILDSMEDLISKSTDAFYKHITGIPVIKGQQLTGDKLPTSIVGAGLVLDSDAEFTFEQNQFDHQAFETLYKHLMMSLLDVSSTPGVVLGKTDISNLSEVSIKLLFSLSNLKAMIGEKYIKEGMKQRNDKIRRLLEMQGVVFVDAEWDTLDIVFQYAMPQSEKDVIDNLKVLKDMGAISVESILGHSPYTTDVNSELVRLSEETVKNDTVVDDGNKD
- a CDS encoding DNA packaging protein → MAVAAVKKKSKFDMVMDDFKAFAKNFIKIVDNEGNTIPFLLNKEQAEFVDTMQKFNIIAKSRQIGFSTMSLGICLYNAVKYPNTNYMIVSLSGESVTSLFEKLKFMNDNLPREKYPFPKTMRDNRGELVLENGSRVQVAASDGKSIGRGNTYQYILISEMAFYGGDQTKVLTSLEQALAKNNTSRLVIETTANGTANYYYELFMKSWKGKTNYIAFFYGWTSDAYKEQFRFEHDTAEEWFKLNNKGQRLMAKDLTDEEKRIHNMGANLRMLMWRQWKLSSMQLIDFQTEYPSYPEEAFKTSGQNVFDQSKILERIENLLPPLSRDELKTELPDTLLKYIGRGLNVYHLPRRNVKYYGGSDVSSGSGGDSSSLSLMDSDGVQALAFANNKVSVYEFAEFLNAVGRYYNYAFLAVEKNSYGLPVIERLRNDYHYMNLYKHKTFDQKGNKKFILGWLTTDKTKAIMISDYKESFEKGLILVEDKDTLQQMILFVEQNGKMGNVKGKNNHDDLVISHSLAVQAMKNNKWYV
- a CDS encoding phage holin family protein; the protein is MERTDIFIKSTIGVVTGLVSWMIGGFGLVFTVLIGLMMIDFITGFMVGIYEKNINSRIGTLGLIRKTYVILLIGAVFMVESAVLGSNGIITDGISGAFVVVELVSIVENGGKLGIRLPDKVKDLILVLKNKDKSEIE
- a CDS encoding helix-turn-helix domain-containing protein translates to MKFVDSHIKVKSNWFDKGNTFSKVGADAFLLYLTLYRYHIYNQDKCTFATSMKMLKKETGFTIDKTKELFKILIRYKVIQCSVTRWDRYEDDGFMLVTALDLPNTKREKGNKGNEYDAPVTDADHYISIDLKLMQYYLDNGLGCSEIAFYCLIRKYSNNNERKCWMSINKMADTLGFSNDKVHKMVHTLNRMRLMGSEYRQNGTRTINGVKKMSYRFEHVIFGNITTLDSLRESFKSIIDKNIKKWDKQKERKNKVKTSVNPFIDDELNSDDIVIEEQEDYEPLNDYLNMSDDNPF